From Methylosinus sp. C49, one genomic window encodes:
- a CDS encoding plasmid stabilization protein — protein sequence MPAVTIRNLSEETHRALKVRAAQHGRSTEAEIRDILENAVRPANRLRLGSGLAEMSRKIGLTNADVEALEQAREQKPAEPLRFE from the coding sequence ATGCCTGCTGTCACCATCCGCAACCTCTCCGAAGAGACCCATCGCGCGCTGAAGGTCCGTGCGGCGCAGCACGGACGCAGCACGGAAGCGGAGATACGCGACATCCTGGAGAACGCTGTGCGCCCGGCCAATCGTCTCCGCCTTGGAAGCGGGCTGGCGGAAATGAGCCGGAAGATCGGCCTGACCAACGCCGACGTCGAAGCCCTCGAACAGGCCCGCGAGCAGAAGCCGGCAGAGCCGCTGCGCTTCGAATGA
- a CDS encoding type II toxin-antitoxin system VapC family toxin yields the protein MILLDTNVVSEAMKPEPDPAVRRWLDEQAAETLYLSSVTIAELMFGVGALPKGKRKDRLTAALEGVLELFADRILPFETNAARRYSDLAVKARAAGKGFPTPDGYIAAIAASHGFVVASRDRSAFTAAGLTVLDPWSAGA from the coding sequence ATGATCCTGCTCGACACCAATGTCGTCTCCGAGGCGATGAAGCCCGAACCGGACCCGGCGGTCCGCCGCTGGCTCGATGAGCAGGCGGCGGAAACGCTCTATCTCTCGAGCGTCACGATCGCTGAGCTGATGTTCGGCGTCGGCGCGCTTCCCAAGGGCAAGCGCAAGGACAGGTTGACCGCCGCGCTCGAAGGCGTGCTGGAGCTGTTCGCGGACCGCATCCTCCCGTTCGAGACGAACGCGGCGCGCCGCTATTCCGATCTGGCGGTGAAGGCGCGCGCTGCCGGAAAGGGGTTCCCCACACCGGATGGCTATATCGCCGCCATTGCCGCATCGCATGGTTTCGTCGTTGCATCCCGCGACCGCAGCGCATTCACTGCCGCCGGTCTAACCGTGCTCGACCCCTGGAGCGCCGGGGCCTGA
- a CDS encoding DUF2161 family putative PD-(D/E)XK-type phosphodiesterase, with product METSLYLPVKRFLEGLGFEAKGEICGCDVVAVDRGAPIALVICELKLSFTLDLVLQAVDRSTACDEVWLAVRASARGRGRESDPRVKRLCRMLGFGLLSVFTSGRVEVLVEPVAWRPRHNAKRRSRILDEHQRRRGDPATGGGTRRPIMTAYRQQALQCAGAMAHAPARARDLKEAIPDAPKILLRNVYGWFIRVERGVYALSDAGQAALVTWRAHLPEPSATGGEERQKRSVLP from the coding sequence TTGGAGACGAGCCTTTATCTCCCGGTCAAGCGCTTCCTCGAAGGGTTGGGGTTCGAGGCGAAAGGAGAGATATGCGGCTGCGACGTCGTGGCGGTGGATCGCGGCGCGCCGATCGCGCTCGTGATCTGCGAGTTGAAGCTGAGTTTCACGCTCGATCTTGTTCTCCAAGCCGTGGATCGATCCACGGCTTGCGACGAGGTTTGGCTCGCCGTCCGCGCATCGGCGCGCGGACGCGGACGCGAGTCCGACCCCCGCGTGAAGCGGCTCTGTCGAATGCTCGGCTTCGGGCTGCTCAGCGTGTTCACTTCCGGTAGGGTGGAGGTCTTGGTCGAGCCGGTTGCCTGGCGGCCGAGGCACAACGCAAAGCGCCGCTCTCGGATCCTCGATGAGCACCAGCGGCGCAGGGGAGATCCGGCGACTGGGGGCGGCACGCGACGGCCCATCATGACGGCCTATCGACAGCAGGCGCTGCAATGCGCCGGGGCAATGGCGCACGCGCCGGCCCGCGCACGCGATCTGAAGGAGGCCATTCCGGACGCGCCGAAGATTTTGCTTCGCAACGTCTACGGCTGGTTCATCCGGGTCGAGCGCGGAGTCTATGCGCTCTCAGACGCCGGACAGGCCGCGTTGGTAACGTGGAGGGCGCATCTTCCCGAACCGTCGGCCACGGGCGGTGAAGAGAGGCAAAAGAGGTCCGTTTTGCCCTGA